The Georgenia sp. TF02-10 genome window below encodes:
- a CDS encoding integrase core domain-containing protein: MPTAPVPVRVDAGTKQVLLDLVEHAEGEGWPAARACEVLGLQERRLRRWRRRADSEAGLDDARPGASVNALRPVEIEAILAAFETFGERDFSHRRLAHRGSYEDLFWASPSTVRRVLTDHDLRFRHPPRPTRGQRRPFPDWASYRPNSIWIYDTTHFTAAGMAVLIIEDLVSRKWLTHVVSAEETHVQVRLGFEQALDAEGLLDLAVQRAEDRGRNLELDGEDELTPILLAVSDNGSQMIAGHTRKFMAMVAIAQHFGRPSTPTDQAWIESLNGTVKTEWPHLLAITDPAVLRAELDVVRSEYNGSRLHSGIGYVTPLDEHEGRGEAIRRARREGLARAARQRLAYHRAHRKNQPNPGDPDVV, from the coding sequence ATGCCCACCGCCCCCGTCCCAGTCCGGGTCGACGCCGGTACCAAGCAGGTGCTGCTGGACCTGGTCGAGCACGCCGAGGGCGAGGGCTGGCCCGCGGCCCGGGCGTGTGAGGTGCTCGGCCTGCAGGAGCGCCGGCTGCGTCGCTGGCGGCGCCGAGCGGACAGCGAGGCTGGTCTGGATGATGCTCGTCCCGGGGCTTCGGTCAACGCCCTGAGGCCGGTGGAGATCGAGGCGATCCTGGCGGCGTTCGAGACCTTCGGGGAGAGAGACTTCTCCCACCGGCGCCTGGCCCACCGCGGCTCCTATGAGGACCTGTTCTGGGCTTCCCCATCGACGGTGCGACGTGTGCTTACCGATCATGACCTGCGGTTTCGTCATCCACCGCGCCCTACGCGTGGGCAGCGGCGTCCGTTCCCGGACTGGGCCTCCTACCGGCCAAACTCGATCTGGATCTACGACACGACCCACTTCACCGCGGCCGGGATGGCGGTGCTGATCATCGAGGACCTGGTCTCGCGCAAGTGGCTCACGCACGTGGTCTCGGCCGAGGAGACCCACGTCCAGGTCCGGCTCGGCTTCGAGCAGGCTCTTGACGCCGAGGGCTTGCTCGACCTTGCGGTGCAGCGGGCCGAGGACCGAGGTCGGAACTTGGAGCTGGACGGGGAGGATGAGTTGACCCCGATCCTGCTGGCGGTCTCGGACAACGGCTCGCAGATGATCGCCGGGCACACCCGCAAGTTCATGGCCATGGTCGCCATCGCCCAGCACTTCGGCCGGCCCTCAACGCCGACCGACCAGGCCTGGATCGAGTCCCTCAACGGGACGGTGAAGACCGAGTGGCCCCACCTGCTGGCAATCACCGACCCCGCTGTCCTGCGCGCCGAGCTCGACGTCGTCCGCTCCGAGTACAACGGCTCGCGGCTGCACTCGGGCATCGGCTACGTCACCCCGCTGGACGAGCACGAGGGCCGCGGCGAAGCCATCCGTCGGGCCCGGCGCGAGGGGCTGGCCCGCGCTGCCCGCCAGCGCCTTGCCTACCACCGAGCACACCGGAAGAATCAACCCAACCCAGGAGACCCCGATGTGGTGTGA